In Raphanus sativus cultivar WK10039 chromosome 5, ASM80110v3, whole genome shotgun sequence, the following proteins share a genomic window:
- the LOC130494964 gene encoding putative E3 ubiquitin-protein ligase SINA-like 6, giving the protein MKRTDDKIRSAIINFDDFDCPICTEPFIAPIFQCDNGHLVCSVCCPKLRNKCPSCAFPIDDKRCRAMEKVLETIRIPCSVLGCTKVLCYGELSAHEKECTLSLCACPVPGCKYTASYKNIYDHYITGHLKGSCWGRPMLDMFTSGMSFSVE; this is encoded by the exons atgaaaagaacagATGATAAAATACGCTCTGCCATTATCAATTTTGACGATTTCGATTGTCCTATTTGTACTGAGCCATTCATTGCTCCAATATTCCAG TGTGATAATGGCCATCTGGTTTGCTCTGTTTGCTGTCCTAAACTGAGGAACAAATGTCCTTCTTGTGCTTTTCCTATCGATGATAAAAGATGTAGAGCTATGGAAAAAGTTCTTGAAACGATTCGTATCCCATGCTCTGTGCTAGGTTGCACCAAAGTTCTATGTTATGGAGAATTATCAGCCCATGAAAAAGAATGCACATTATCTCTTTGTGCATGCCCTGTACCAGGCTGCAAGTATACTGCCTCATACAAGAATATCTACGATCACTATATCACTGGCCACCTGAAAGGTTCCTGCTGGGGAAGACCTATGCTTGATATGTTTACATCCGGCATGTCTTTTTCTGTCGAGTAA
- the LOC108858721 gene encoding UPF0725 protein At1g23950-like — protein MNARVSISRVSMHHKEVIHWCVSTAKGSTVYRYPDFVDLYAKLGLHHYNLLEGTNFQFSELIKYNMTCNCLSSYYMTLVATEPATGLVQTFQAEVAEQIFGRGSSAMKPLLTFQEDLDERVLYKDELFEWPSEDAFNDRNRFYKVQEAELQDNDWICLYVKLVLVSKDKKLQANHLSKLKILKVWIEATVDEVEPPNARLKAKSALGYITFRLASCGIREDIERKAIVRRVISETGRLILLDVFTPFMNNDSSPYPWLSGDDSCRLFPPITDEVTKIPPLDHLFLLLVFVCLCYLTILFFWFNDCLISKYDTLSVFFLFSIKKILIVFRQLKYPKSANKRQIDRLTAQVITVFKQA, from the exons ATGAATGCGAG GGTTTCGATATCGAGGGTATCGATGCACCACAAGGAAGTAATCCACTGGTGCGTGTCGACTGCAAAAGGGTCTACAGTCTACAGATATCCTGATTTTGTAGACCTTTACGCTAAGCTTGGACTTCATCATTACAACTTGTtggag GGTACAAACTTTCAATTCAGTGAGCTAATCAAATACAACATGACATGTAACTGTCTCTCCTCTTACTACATGACTCTCGTTGCCACTGAGCCAGCTACCGGTTTGGTGCAAACCTTCCAGGCTGAAGTAGCTGAGCAAATCTTTGGCCGAG GAAGCTCCGCCATGAAGCCCTTGTTGACGTTTCAGGAGGATCTGGATGAGAGAGTGCTATACAAAGATGAATTGTTTGAGTGGCCGTCGGAGGATGCCTTCAACGACAGAAACAGATTTTACAAG GTTCAGGAAGCAGAGTTGCAAGACAATGACTGGATTTGTCTGTATGTGAAACTTGTCCTAGTTTCAAAGGATAAAAAGCTCCAAGCc AACCATTTGTCCAAATTGAAGATATTGAAAGTTTGGATAGAAGCTACTGTCGATGAGGTGGAACCGCCAAATGCGAGACTCAAAGCCAAAAGCGCACTTGGCTACATAACTTTCCGCTTGGCCAGTTGCGGGATTAGAGAGGATATTGAACGCAAGGCTATTGTGAGAAGAGTAATCAGTGAGACAGGGAGATTGATCCTGCTTGATGTTTTCACGCCTTTCATGAATAACGATTCTTCCCCTTATCCCTGGCTATCCGGAGATGACTCCTGTAGACTTTTCCCGCCTATCACAGATGAAGTGACAAAGATCCCCCCCCTGGATCATTTGTTTCTTCTGcttgtttttgtgtgtttatgcTATTtgactattctttttttttggttcaacgACTGTTTAATATCTAAGTATGACACTTTAAGtgtgttctttcttttttcaataaaaaaaattctc ATTGTATTTAGACAACTGAAATATCCTAAATCAGCTAACAAGCGTCAGATTGATAGACTTACTGCCCAG GTTATAACAGTCTTCAAACAGGCATGA
- the LOC108834679 gene encoding ubiquitin-conjugating enzyme E2 20, translated as MAAVNGYQGNTPADPPASNGSKQSAPPTKTVDSQSVLKRLQSELMGLMMGGDPGISAFPEEDNILCWKGTITGSKDTVFEGTEYRLSLSFSNDYPFKPPKIKFHTCCFHPNVDLYGNICLDILQDKWSSAYDVRTILLSIQSLLGEPNISSPLNTQAAQLWSNQQEYRKMVEKLYKPPSA; from the exons ATGGCTGCCGTAAATGGGTACCAAGGAAACACTCCGGCGGATCCTCCGGCGTCAAACGGGTCAAAGCAATCTGCGCCTCCGACTAAGACTGTTGACAGCCAATCTGTTCTCAAAAG GCTGCAATCTGAGCTAATGGGCTTGATG ATGGGCGGTGACCCGGGAATATCGGCATTCCCAGAGGAAGACAACATCTTGTGTTGGAAAGGGACAATAACAGGAAGCAAAGATACTGTCTTTGAAGGAACTGAGTACAGACTCTCACTCTCTTTCTCCAATGACTATCCTTTCAAACCTCCAAAGATCAAGTTCCACACTTGTTGCTTCCACCCCAATGTTGATCTCTATGGCAACATCTGCTTGGACATTCTCCAg GATAAATGGTCTTCTGCTTATGATGTGAGGACAATCCTACTATCCATTCAGAGCCTTTTGGGag AACCCAACATCAGCTCACCACTGAACACTCAAGCAGCGCAGCTCTGGAGCAACCAACAAG AGTATAGGAAGATGGTTGAGAAGCTCTACAAACCTCCCAGTGCATGA
- the LOC108834678 gene encoding formate--tetrahydrofolate ligase, whose amino-acid sequence MVVVVNRHLPFPHPPPPLALRPKPKHTFVCLSQSSRESSAVMIPKTTVTRKLQVVTPVPSDIDIANSVEPQHISEIAKSLNLSPLHYDLYGKYKAKVLLSAFDDLQDREDGYYVVVGGITPTPLGEGKSTTTVGLCQALGAYLNKKVVTCLRQPSQGPTFGIKGGAAGGGYSQVIPMDEFNLHLTGDIHAITASNNLLAAAIDARMFHEASQSDKALFNRLCPVDKEGKRCFSDVMFRRLRKLGVFKTCPEELTPEEVKRFVRLDIDPGSVTWRRVMDVNDRFLRKITVGQGSEERGMSRETGFDIAVASEIMAVLALTTSLGDMRERLGKMVIGNSRGGEPVTADDLGVGGALAVLMKDAIHPTLMQTLEGTPVLVHAGPFANIAHGNSSIVADKIALKLVGRGGFVVTEAGFGSDIGTEKFMNIKCRYSGLRPQCAVVVATVRALKMHGGGPGVVAGRPLDHAYVSENVSLVEAGCVNLVKHISNMKAYGVNVVVAVNVFSTDTEAELDAVRKFSMDAGAFDAVICSHHAHGGKGAVDLGIAVEKACQNNTQPLRFLYPLDSSIKDKIEAIAKSYGASGVEYSDQAEKQIEMYTQQGFSNLPICMSKTQYSFSDDASKKGAPSGFVLPIRDVRGSIGAGFIYPLVGTISTMPGLPTRPCFYEIDIDTVTGKVRGLS is encoded by the exons ATGGTCGTCGTCGTCAATCGTCATCTCCCATTTCCTCATCCTCCTCCACCTCTCGCCTTAAGGCCAAAACCGAAGCACACTTTCGTTTGTCTTTCTCAGTCTTCTAGAGAATCATCAGCAGTGATGATACCAAAAACAACAGTGACAAGAAAGCTTCAGGTTGTGACACCTGTCCCATCCGACATCGACATTGCAAACTCCGTCGAGCCTCAACACATCTCCGAGATCGCCAAATCTCTCAACCTCAGCCCTCTTCACTACGATCTCTACGGCAAATACAAAGCAAAG GTTTTGTTGTCTGCATTCGATGACCTCCAAGACCGAGAAGACGGCTACTACGTCGTCGTCGGAGGGATCACTCCAACTCCTCTCGGAGAAGGCAAGTCCACCACCACCGTAGGTCTCTGCCAAGCCTTGGGAGCTTACTTGAACAAAAAGGTCGTTACTTGTCTTCGCCAACCGTCTCAAGGACCGACCTTTGGCATCAAAGGAGGTGCGGCTGGTGGTGGGTACAGCCAGGTGATTCCCATGGATGAGTTCAACCTCCATCTCACCGGAGACATCCACGCCATCACTGCTTCCAACAACCTCTTAGCTGCTGCCATAGACGCTCGGATGTTCCACGAGGCTTCTCAATCAGACAAGGCTCTCTTCAACAGGCTGTGTCCTGTCGATAAAGAAGGGAAGCGTTGTTTCAGCGACGTTATGTTCAGGCGTTTGAGGAAGCTTGGGGTTTTCAAGACTTGTCCTGAGGAGCTTACTCCCGAGGAGGTTAAGAGGTTTGTTAGGCTTGATATTGATCCTGGTTCTGTTACTTGGAGGAGGGTGATGGATGTTAACGACCGGTTCTTGAGGAAGATCACTGTTGGTCAGGGGTCTGAGGAGAGAGGGATGAGTAGAGAGACAGGGTTTGATATTGCTGTTGCTAGTGAGATCATGGCTGTTTTGGCTTTGACGACTTCTCTCGGTGATATGAGAGAGAGGCTTGGTAAGATGGTGATTGGTAACAGCAGGGGCGGGGAGCCGGTTACGGCTGATGATCTCGGTGTTGGTGGAGCCTTGGCTGTTCTGATGAAAGACGCTATTCACCCTACGCTCATGCAGACGCTCGAAGGGACGCCTGTGCTAGTCCACGCTGGTCCTTTTGCTAACATAGCTCATGGGAACTCGTCTATCGTTGCGGATAAAATCGCTTTGAAGCTGGTGGGACGTGGCGGGTTCGTGGTGACCGAAGCTGGTTTTGGCTCTGACATTGGAACGGAGAAGTTCATGAATATCAAGTGCCGTTACAGCGGGCTGAGGCCTCAGTGTGCGGTTGTTGTGGCGACTGTTAGGGCCTTGAAAATGCATGGTGGTGGGCCTGGCGTTGTTGCCGGGAGGCCTCTTGATCACGCCTATGTGAGCGAGAATGTTTCCTTGGTGGAAGCTGGATGTGTGAATCTAGTTAAGCATATATCTAACATGAAGGCGTATGGTGTGAATGTGGTTGTTGCTGTGAATGTGTTCTCAACGGATACCGAAGCAGAACTAGATGCGGTAAGGAAGTTTTCGATGGATGCTGGTGCTTTTGATGCTGTGATTTGTTCCCACCATGCTCATGGTGGCAAAGGAGCG GTGGATCTTGGCATTGCGGTTGAGAAAGCTTGTCAAAACAATACACAACCACTTAGGTTTCTTTACCCATTGGACAGTAGCATCAAAGATAAAATTGAGGCCATTGCCAAGTCCTACGGAGCCAGCGGTGTTGAATACTCAGACCAG GCTGAGAAACAGATTGAGATGTATACTCAGCAAGGCTTCTCCAACCTTCCTATATGCATGTCGAAAACACAGTACTCATTCTCAGATGATGCATCAAAGAAAGGAGCACCTTCGGGGTTTGTGTTGCCGATAAGAGATGTAAGAGGGAGTATTGGAGCTGGATTCATATATCCTTTGGTTGGTACAATAAGTACTATGCCTGGACTTCCCACTAGACCTTGCTTCTATGAAATTGACATTGACACCGTCACTGGAAAAGTTCGTGGCCTTTCTTAA
- the LOC108856432 gene encoding hexokinase-3, translating to MGKVAVAFAAAAAVIVSCSVAAVMVGRRVKSRRKWRGVVEILKELEEACDTPVGRLRQVVDAVAVEMHAGLASEGGSKLKMLLTFVHHLPIGTEKGTYYALHLGGTYFRILRVLLGGERSYLDVQDVERHPIPSHLMNSTSEVLFNFLAFSLERFIEKEGNGSSSSQRELAFTFSFPVKHSSISSGALIKWTKGFEISEMVGKDVAECLQGALNRRSLDMHVAALVNDTVGALSLGYYHDPDTVVAVVFGTGSNACYLERTDAIIKSQGLLTTSGSMVVNMEWGNFWSSHLPRTSYDIDLDAESSNPNDMGFEKMIGGLYLGDIVRRVILRMSQVSDIFGTTLSMLSEPYVLRTNSVSAMHEDDTPELQEVARILKDLGVSDVPLKVRKLVVKICDVVTRRAGRLAAAGIAGILKKIGRDGSGGITSVRSRSETQMQKRTVVAVEGGLYMNYTMFREYMEEALVEILGEEVSQYVVVKAMEDGSSIGSALLVASLQS from the exons ATGGGTAAAGTCGCGGTGGCGTTTGCGGCGGCGGCGGCTGTTATAGTGTCTTGCTCGGTGGCGGCGGTGATGGTGGGGAGGAGAGTCAAGAGCCGGAGGAAATGGAGGGGAGTGGTGGAGATTCTGAAGGAGCTGGAGGAAGCTTGCGATACTCCGGTGGGGAGGTTGAGGCAAGTGGTGGATGCGGTGGCGGTTGAGATGCACGCTGGTTTGGCTTCTGAAGGTGGCTCTAAGCTTAAAATGCTTCTCACTTTCGTCCATCATTTGCCCATTGG GACGGAGAAAGGAACTTATTATGCACTTCACCTCGGAGGCACTTACTTTAGGATTTTAAGGGTCCTTCTAGGTGGTGAAAGGTCATATCTCGATGTTCAAGATGTTGAACGACACCCCATACCTTCTCATTTGATGAATAGCACCAGCGAG GTTCTTTTCAACTTTCTCGCCTTTTCCCTGGAAAGGTTTATCGAAAAAGAAGGAAACGGGTCCAGTAGTTCACAAAGGGAACTTGCATTTACGTTTTCCTTCCCTGTCAAGCATTCTTCTATATCTTCAGGAGCTCTAATCAAATGGACCAAAGGTTTTGAGATTAGTGAAATG gtTGGGAAAGACGTAGCTGAATGTCTACAAGGAGCGCTGAACAGAAGAAGCCTAGATATGCATGTTGCAGCTCTT GTGAATGATACTGTCGGAGCCCTGTCACTTGGATATTATCATGATCCAGATACAGTTGTTGCGGTTGTATTTGGAACAGGTAGTAATGCATGTTACTTGGAACGAACCGATGCCATAATCAAGTCTCAGGGTCTGCTTACCACTTCTGGAAGCATG GTAGTCAATATGGAGTGGGGGAATTTTTGGTCCTCACACCTGCCAAGAACTTCATATGACATTGACTTGGATGCTGAGAGTTCAAATCCAAATGATATG GGATTTGAGAAGATGATAGGAGGACTGTATCTGGGTGACATTGTTCGAAGAGTAATCCTTCGCATGTCACAAGTCTCCGACATCTTTGGAACCACCTTGTCCATGTTATCTGAGCCTTACGTTCTAAG AACAAATTCAGTCTCGGCCATGCATGAAGATGACACACCTGAGTTGCAAGAAGTAGCAAGAATCTTGAAAGACTTGGGG GTATCAGATGTACCGTTGAAGGTGAGGAAACTCGTGGTAAAGATATGTGACGTGGTGACACGAAGAGCAGGGAGGCTAGCAGCAGCGGGCATTGCAGGAATCTTGAAGAAGATAGGTAGAGATGGTAGCGGAGGAATCACGAGTGTGAGAAGCAGAAGCGAAACCCAGATGCAGAAAAGAACAGTTGTTGCAGTAGAAGGAGGTCTGTACATGAACTACACCATGTTTAGAGAATACATGGAAGAAGCCTTGGTGGAGATATTAGGAGAAGAAGTGAGCCAATACGTGGTCGTTAAAGCCATGGAAGATGGTTCTAGCATTGGCTCTGCTCTTCTCGTTGCCTCTTTACAGTcatga
- the LOC108863301 gene encoding vacuolar protein sorting-associated protein 53 A yields MDKSSALEYINQMFPTEASLSGVEPLMQKIHGEIRRVDASILSAVRQQSNSGTKAKEDLADATRAVEELSYKIQEIKSKAEQSEAMVQEICRDIKKLDFAKKNITTTITALHRLTMLVSAVEQLQVMASKRQYKEAAAQLEAVNQLCNHFEAYRDVPKIMELREKLNNIKQVLKSHVFSDFSSLGTGKETEETNLLQQLSDSCLVVDALESSVREELVNNFCSRELTSYEQIFEGAELAKLDKTERRYAWIKRRIRTNEEIWKIFPASWHVPYRLCIQFCKKTRKQVESILVNMKEKPEVATLLLALQRTVEFEKELEKKFGGDVPTSDIGDDIEEIGTWENNSQNISKIRKKYEKKFAAGQESGENEKTGNKDLSAPGAGFNFRGIISSCFEPHLTPYTELEEKTLMERLEKVVQEETWDIEDGSQNNVLHSSTQLFSDIKKSLKRCSVLTKNQTLFNLFKVFQRVLKAYATKLFLKLPKGGTGIVAAATGMDGQIKVSDKDERVICYIVNSAEYCHKTSGELAEKVSEIIDPHYAEGVDMSEVQDEFSAVITKSLVTLVLGIETKFDNEMAAMTRVPWGTLDSVGDQSGYVNGINTILSGSIPVLGNLLTPVYFQFFLDKLASSLGPRFYANIFRCKQLSETGAQQMLLDTQAMKTILLEIPSLARQTSTAASYSKFVSREMSRAEALLKVILSPIDSVADTYRALFPEGTPMEFQRILELKGLKKADQQSILDDFNKHGPGLTQPSVSAAMRQPVPTTAAPPMVITNQATAAGFIANSEDVLTRAAALGRGAATTGFKKFIALTEAAKDRKDGPLRRLFNA; encoded by the exons ATGGATAAGTCGAGTGCTTTAGAGTATATCAACCAGATGTTCCCAACAG AAGCATCGCTATCTGGCGTTGAGCCGCTTATGCAAAAGATTCATGGTGAGATTCGCCGGGTTGATGCTAGCATTCTATCTGCTGTTCGTCAACAG AGTAACTCGGGAACTAAAGCCAAAGAAGATCTTGCTGATGCTACGCGTGCTGTGGAG GAACTCTCCTATAAGATTCAAGAGATAAAATCCAAAGCTGAGCAAAGTGAAGCAATGGTGCAAGAAATATGCCGTGACATTAAGAAGTTGGATTTTGCAAAAAAGAACATTACCACCACGATCACTGCTCTTCATCGTCTCACAATGTTAG TCTCTGCTGTTGAACAGCTTCAGGTGATGGCGTCAAAAAGACAATACAAGGAAGCAGCTGCACAGCTGGAg GCCGTAAACCAATTATGTAATCACTTCGAAGCGTACAGGGATGTTCCTAAAATCATGGAACTGAGGGAaaagcttaataatattaagCAAGTCCTCAAGTCCCAtgtattttctgatttttcgaG TTTAGGTACCGGGAAAGAGACAGAGGAAACAAATTTGCTACAACAGTTATCTGATTCTTGTTTGGTTGTTGATGCTTTGGAGTCATCTGTCAGGGAAGAGTTGGTAAACAACTTCTGTAGCCGGGAGCTAACCTCATATGAACAAATTTTCGAAGGAGCTG AATTGGCAAAGCTGGATAAAACAGAGCGGAGATATGCATGGATAAAGCGTCGAATCCGCACAAATGAAGAAATTTGGAAGATTTTCCCCGCTTCTTGGCATGTGCCTTATAGACTTTGCATCCAGTTCTGCAAGAAAACAAG GAAACAAGTAGAATCTATTCTGGTCAAcatgaaagagaaaccagaAGTAGCGACATTGCTACTG GCACTACAAAGGACAGTGGAGTTTGAAAAGGAACTTGAAAAGAAATTTGGTGGTGATGTTCCTACTAGTGATATCGGAGATGACATTGAAGAAATTGGTACATGGGAAAACAATAGTCAGAATATATCCAAAATTCGTAAGAAGTATGAAAAGAAATTTGCTGCTGGTCAAGAATCCGGGGAAAAT GAAAAGACCGGAAACAAAGATTTATCTGCTCCTGGAGCTGGG TTCAATTTCCGTGGAATTATCTCTTCTTGCTTCGAACCTCATTTAACCCCATATACTGAGTTGGAAGAGAAGACACTTATGGAACGCCTGGAGAAAGTTGTTCag GAGGAAACATGGGATATTGAGGATGGAAGTCAAAATAATGTTTTACATAGCAGCACTCAG TTGTTTAGCGATATAAAGAAGAGCTTGAAACGGTGCAGTGTTCTCACTAAGAACCAGACTTTATTCAATTTGTTCAAG GTCTTTCAACGAGTTCTGAAGGCATATGCTACAAAGCTATTTCTTAAGCTCCCAAAAGGAGGCACCGGTATCGTTGCTGCAGCCACAGGCATGGACGGACAGATAAAG GTCTCGGACAAAGACGAAAGGGTGATATGTTACATTGTTAATTCTGCCGAGTATTGCCACAAAACA TCTGGTGAATTGGCAGAAAAAGTCTCAGAAATTATTGACCCGCATTATGCTGAAGGCGTAGACATGTCAGAGGTCCAG GATGAATTTTCTGCTGTTATAACAAAATCATTGGTGACGCTGGTCCTTGGAATTGAAACTAAATTTGACAATGAAATGGCAGCAATGACACGTGTTCCATGGGGAACACTTGACAGTGTGGGTGACCAGTCTGG GTACGTGAATGGAATAAATACAATTCTAAGCGGCAGTATTCCTGTCCTTGGGAACCTCTTAACACCAGTTTACTTCCAGTTTTTCCTCGACAAG CTGGCATCATCCCTTGGACCACGGTTCTATGCTAATATTTTCAGATGTAAGCAACTATCCGAGACTGGAGCTCAACAG ATGTTACTAGATACGCAAGCCATGAAGACAATTCTCCTAGAAATTCCTTCCCTTGCTAGACAG ACTTCAACTGCTGCCAGCTATTCCAAATTTGTGAGCCGTGAAATGAGCAGAGCTGAAGCACTCCTTAAGGTCATACTCTCCCCAATCGATTCAGTGGCTGACACTTACCGTGCACTGTTTCCAGAAGGAACTCCCATGGAGTTTCAGCGCATCTTGGAACTTAAG GGCCTTAAGAAAGCTGATCAGCAGAGCATACTTGATGATTTCAACAAGCATGGCCCAGGACTTACACAGCCCTCTGTTTCAGCGGCAATGCGACAACCGGTTCCAACCACAGCTGCGCCGCCAATGGTAATCACTAATCAGGCTACGGCCGCTGGGTTCATAGCAAACAGCGAGGATGTGTTGACCAGAGCAGCGGCTCTTGGCAGAGGAGCTGCAACCACAGGCTTTAAGAAGTTCATTGCTCTTACTGAAGCTGCCAAAGACCGCAAAGATGGGCCTTTAAGGAGACTCTTCAACGcttga
- the LOC108857565 gene encoding pseudouridine-5'-phosphate glycosidase: MASSSSALYRISNLQNHISPLDSNNKLRSLVKVSPEVSEAISNGRAVVALESTIISHGMPYPQNLQTAKEVESIVRENGAVPATIAILNGVPCIGLNEEELERLASLGKSVQKTAGRDIAYVVATRGNGATTVSATLFFASMVGIQVFVTGGIGGVHRHANQSMDISSDLTALGRTPIAVISAGVKSILDIPKTLEYLETQEVYVAAYKSDEFPAFFTEKSGCKAPSRVDSPEECARVIDANKKLNRQAGILLAVPIPKQHSAAGNLIESATQRALTEAREKNVTGNAETPFLLARVNELTGGTSLAANIALVKNNALIGSQIAVALSQLM, translated from the exons ATGgcttcctcttcctctgctCTTTATAGAATCTCAAATCTCCAGAATCATATCTCTCCACTTGATTCAAACAACAAG CTTAGGAGTCTGGTGAAGGTATCTCCAGAAGTATCTGAAGCCATATCCAACGGACGTGCTGTGGTCGCTCTTGAGTCAACCATTATCTCCCatg GGATGCCTTACCCTCAGAATCTGCAAACAGCAAAAGAGGTTGAGTCAATTGTGAGAGAGAATGGAGCTGTCCCTGCCACAATTGCTATCTTGAACGGAGTTCCTTGCATAG GTCTGAACGAAGAAGAGCTTGAACGTCTTGCATCTCTAGGGAAAAGTGTCCAGAAGACTGCTGGCAGGGACATAGCATATGTT GTGGCTACAAGAGGAAATGGTGCAACTACAGTCTCTGCAACCTTGTTTTTCGCTTCAATG GTTGGCATCCAAGTGTTTGTAACCGGCGGAATTGGAGGTGTGCATAGGCATGCTAACCAAT CTATGGACATATCATCTGATCTTACTGCACTCGGAAGGACTCCTATAGCTGTGATATCCGCAGGCGTTAAATCCATACTTGATATTCCGAAGACTCTTGAATATTTG GAAACTCAAGAAGTATATGTTGCTGCATACAAGAGCGATGAGTTTCCGGCATTTTTCACTGAAAAAAGCGGTTGTAAG GCACCTTCTCGTGTAGATAGCCCTGAAGAATGTGCTCGAGTCATAG ATGCAAACAAGAAGCTAAACCGTCAGGCAGGGATTCTATTGGCTGTTCCAATTCCTAAACAGCATTCAGCCGCTGGAAACCTTATCGAATCAGCAACACAGCGTGCTCTTACAGAAGCAAG GGAAAAAAACGTTACTGGAAATGCAGAGACTCCGTTCTTGCTTGCACGGGTAAATGAGTTAACTGGAGGCACTTCACTTGCAGCAA ACATTGCGCTTGTGAAAAACAATGCCCTTATCGGTTCGCAGATTGCAGTAGCCCTTTCTCAGCTAATGTGA